aatttggcATTGTACGTacttaaattttttctctttacgcGTTTTTACGTAATCGTGCAGGCGGAGACCCCGTGTCACTTTAGTAATTTTAGCACGATATCAGTACAGTACAGCAAACTAGAAATCGATTAGCATCATCCAGCTGCCATAATATTTTCTGTAAACCATTCAAAGATTgaagtgttttttttaatgacatTTGAGCAGGTTGTTTTCAGCGTAAATAACCAGCATTAACTAAACTGTGATAAATTTGGTCTTCAGTTAGAGTAAAACTTGATGAGAAACTTGAAAACAAACTACTAAATTTTAATATGACGAAATATTTCATAGAATTTTTGTCCAAGCTAAATTTTTGGCTTTGGTTTGACTTAAAATTTTCGCCACTTGCATAAACTTTAGCTTAGAATTCATAGTGTGACATTAAATCCACAaactaattaaaaaattcaactgGTCGGCTTAAGATCCACTCTAGTCTAGGTCGAGTACACAGCTGATGAATCAGTTACCTATTtctcagaaaagaaaaaaaccggGAAAACCAACACAGGAAGAACCGTGTTGCCCACTGATTGGTTGCTGTGGAATAGGTTATCGATCCAAGGACACGGAGCCAAGAGGCGAGCATGTTTTCACCGTATTAATAGACCGATAAGAGCTAGACAACTGAGAGTGTACTACATACTGCTACTAGCCATGGTATTTAGCTGTTCCAATGAAAtctcaaacattttcttaCCCATTTGCCTTTTCTTCCTCTGAGGACGAGCTGTTCTTCATAATCAAACTAAATCTACTGTGCATTGGCTATATTTCGCGCTTGAATGTGTTTCACTTCCTTTTGTATTACTATCACCTTATCCttttaatttcctttttcaaaaatcgGGTGATGGACCAtggtttttcttaaaaaatcaATCCACCGACAATAACGAATGACACTCGCACAGATTGAATCGTGTCATTCCTATTCTTTTGAAACAGCTTCATGCACGATGTTGCATGAAGAAGGGAACAACCCAAAGTTGCAAACGAATACTTGATCCGAAAATGAATTGGCAGTCAAATCGACACCCCGTTGGGTGTAGGGCGGTTTCATAGTGACGGCACTTAATGGCAAAAATATCGCATCGCAGGAACTCAAACACGTAGGGtctcaaaacaaaaagaagagcaAACGAGCAATCGACGTTCGCTTATCTTGATAATTGAACCTGATAATAGCACCATGAATCCTGTCATTTACATGAATGCGTCGTCGTAGATCGATCTTTTCCGATGACCCCATCGGGGCAGGTTGATTCAGAGCCGCACGTTCAGCAAATGATTTTGACTTACGTTTTCTAACGTATTCTAGGCTTTAAAAGGTGACGaatcaaaactgaaaaattgcATTGCGcgtttcttaacaaaccaaaacaaatatgTAGCTATACAGTATGTATACTGTAGTAAGGATACGATTCGAACATTTTTGTCAATTGAGATTGAAAGAGTATGGCTGAAAATGTCCACGACTAATGGCATCAGTGgtgcaataatggaaaaagaagaagatctcCGAATGACGACGTATTTCATCGTATCTGTCGTCGTAAAGCGAGattccaaaatgaaaagaTCGATCCCGTTGCGGGGTAAGATTACTGGGCAGACAGCAGAGACAACCAGCATATCGATCGTCTGCGAGGAAGACGGTCTATGACCTTAGTTAACGCAACGCTGCTAAAAAATctcaaacatttttcatttcggTCTCTTTGTCCGACCGTAGCCGACCATAGCTTCCTGTACATCGGCTGCAAATTGAACTTGACCAGTAATACTCTCCATTGCATCCACGGGTTTTCGCGTGGTAAAAGAAGCAATCATCCGCTTCGGATAAACAGAAAGCAACGCGAGCGATGAGTATCTTCATGTCTCTACCCGCTCGAATGAAGTCTAGATGctctaatattttatttggcTTTACTTATTTAACGAATAAGTTTGCTTCAAGGAGCGCGCATTATATAATGGAAAAAATATTCACGGAGATAAAGAAGCGACTAACAATACGGAGAGCGACattgcaagttttttttttttttttttttaatgtcttaAAACATGGGAAGAGAAACCGGCTGGCATGATCAATAAAATACCGAGCCGAGAATTTTTGGAGCCTAGTGTGCgttgaggttttttttttcggcaacGTCCCGCATGTGCACCGTGGCGCTAAGCTGTGCGCATGCGCCAAAAACTGTGTTTCCCGCCCCTAGTGTGTATGCAACTCACCCTCTCCGCTTCCTTTTCGGTCTCTCTCCTGTCCTAATCCTCAAGGAGGAGGAAGAGTTGGCTTTCATAATGGCCGAAACACGTCTAGTCTTCTCGGCTGGACGGCGTGTGTCGGGTGTTTGAATTCCGACTAGTTGCCATCTTTAGCTTTTCGGCCCTTCTCGCCTTTTGCCGATTCATTGTTGAACCCGATTGCGAGTGACATCTTTATTCTTACTTTATCCCAAGCCCATTGCACAGACTAGCATAAACTATGCAAGGCCATTGAAGAGCTCTGCTTCTTTTCTAAGCAGCACTGGTGTCTTGCCTCGATTCTCGAGATACAGCAAAGAATTCCAACCGGCCGAAGATTCACCCCCTTCGTTTTCAAATGTCTTTTCACAGCCAGCAAACGgtaaaaaatacaataaaataaaaaaaataaaataaaataatcgcTCTGTTAATCTCGTTGAATTTAGGATGCAAAATGTATGTCATTTGTGTGTGCTCAGCTATTGTAAAGCTTGGAAATGACAACTAGTCTTAATAGAAGGTTTCTGTTTAACTCCAAATTGCGTAGTGCCTTAAACAAAGAACGAAGCCGGCTAAAAAATAATTCACATGCTTTCGTCGATTTCCTTATCTGGTATCGTTTTATCCAGTCCTACTGTGGCGTATGTTCGCCGAACACTTGTCTAAGTGGTGCATCGCCGCGTCACCAGCAATGGGGCTCGATAGCGACTGTGACATTCCCACCGAACGGAAAttattacttttattttttgtttgttctgttGAATTAGTTTAGATTAAACGTGAAGGTAATTAGGTTTACAATTCGTTACATTTCTGGATTGTTGGTAGTTGTAAGCCATTGAATTCGATGTAACTGGGAAACGTTATTGACACGTCTCACGTCCAATTAAAGGTTTCTTGCTCGACTTTTTGGAATTTACCTTTGTGTTATGTCAAAAGAAAAGTACAAACAGTTTGCGTTGTACCGACTGATGCCCCACTTGGTCCAGACCAGTTCATCTTGGTTGAAACGTCTAGGACAACATTTTGTCAACTTCACACTTTGAAGTCAATTTTTAATGTTTGccaacattttgaaaatattccTTCCTTTATTTTGGCTCGATTTGGAAAAGGACGGGGAATTGATGGGTTCTATTCGATTATCGACTCGCTTGGTGACGCTTGCATCTTGTTAGTTTGGTCCTTTTGTGGAATAGCCGAATAGGacgaaaagggaaaagaaacgTCATTGATCGCGTTACCAAGACCATTTGGCAACGTGACAGCTGGACTGAACAATAGCCCAGGATAACGATCTTAGTTGATGAACATGTCTGGGGTTTCCAACTGCTCGATGTGTGTTGCATTTCTCGCTGATGTTTGCGACAATCGCTACCAACAGAAAATGTAGTGCCAATCCTCAGGGATTAAATTAGATTGACGTTAAAGTTGAGACGTTACGCAAATCCTTGTCGATAGTTTCCACCTTCAAGTTAGACTACCTGCACTTTACCTGGCGATTGTCCGCGTTTTATGTTGCAGCTCTGCTCAGCTCAGCTAGAGTGTAGTATCGATCGTGCTATGTAATTTATTCGTTcttgtgttttattttgctgttgtttttgtACTTTTAGACTGAGGCGAAGAAGAATGATGGACTGGGTTTTGTTCGCTGCAAGCGTCAACGTCAACCGCCGGAAATGCATGTGGGCTTATCTAATTGGACTGGGAGTTCTGGCTGTGATCTTGATGACATCCCATCTACCACGCTCTAGCCTTAATCCATCAACTTTCGTCGATAACGATGACCAGCTCGGAAGCGGTACGTATTTCATGTCACGACGTTACTCAGTTATAATTAaatctaaaaaacaaaaagtaaagagcaaactaaacaaaaaaaaaaaaaagaaagaaagaaattgctATTTAATTTATTGTAATGACAAAAATCCTGCATCTCTCGTCAACAATTTTCTACATTAAATTGGATTTATTGACCGATTGGGTGATTGCCTAGCAATAGGACTTTGTGAAATCCCCGTCATTATTTATAACAAATCTCTTTTGGATGGGCTGTGACATTTTGCCATTTGCTGGAATTAGGGATGTGGAGACGTCATTTGTTGACAAATGAAGACAATGAAGCATCTTCTACAAcgacaacatcaacaacagcaacgcCTAGTCTGAACCCTTTTAATGGAACCAATTGCACTCCGCCGGCTATTAAAGAGTTTCCGCGGCCAATCATTCCACAATACGTGAGAGCCAAAGGCGGTCTCGTTGTCCACCTGCTCATTTCAGCCTACATGTTCCTAGGGCTGTCAATCGTCTGCGATGACTATTTCGTTCCTGCGCTGGAAAGAATGGTCGAGTGTACGTCTctcacttttcatttcaactaCAACATCTTCGTTTAATGCAACTCTCATTTTTGAACAGCTCTTCACATGTCGCAAGACGTTGCGGGAGCGACTTTCATGGCAGCAGGGTCGTCGGCCCCCGAACTTGCCACTGCTATCATCGGTGTTTTCATAGCTAAGGTATAGCGTATAGATGGTGCTTTTCATTTCTATGGGCAAATATGGCGAGGGGTTGAATTCACAATCCgataaatgtttttgttttatgggtttgttcttttttatttatttatttttattattaatttttttttttacaggacGATATAGGTATCAGTGGTGTTATCGGTTCTGCCGTTTTCAATATCATGTTCGTTATTAGCGTGTGCGCCCTCTTCTCCGGAGGTGTCATCTACCTCAATTGGTGGCCGCTCGTTCGCGACTGCATCGCTTACTTTGTCTCTATTTTCGCTCTTCTTTTCACCATTTACAATGAGGTGGTCACATGGTAAGCGCAAATATGGCGGTGTATTTAGGAAAAGTACCACCCAatcccctcctcctcctcccccctccccattTGTCATGATTTTCCACCTGTTTACCACCATTTTGAGTTTTTAAGTCCATTAAAGCTGAATGCTTTCATTCTTCATTCTTCTATTCCAACACGCTCGCAATGGGTGGCATGAAGGTACGAGTCCACCATTTTCCTCTTGCTTTATGTGGCCTACTGtgtaatgatgtactacaacTCTGAACTGGAGCGATGGGCCAACACCCTACCGATTCCAATTCCCGACTACGCCCGAAGACTTCCTGGTGGAGAAAACGCGTCGCTAATGCCCTACAAGAATCTAGACGTAGAAGGAGGTGGACCGTCTGGAAAACTCTACACTGACGAAAAATCTCCCGGTAAGACTTCGTCTCTGCATGCAGTTGCAATTTGGCTCATCTAGGTGGGCAGGCTGATGAAATGCGATATCCTTTTTTAATCGGTTTCGTATCCTTTCGAAACAGATTCTGCCAAATCTTCGATTGACGGAAACGCTGTCGGCGTCGACCCTACTTCACTTGGCAAAATTAAGGAAGAGGAAGCTGAACGGTTTTCGCCTTGGGACGCACCGATCGCATTCTGCGATCGAATCGTGTGGGCTATTTGCTTGCCATTGCGTGCTGCTGCCTACTACACCATGCCGAACTGCCGCTTAGAGAAGTGGGGCAGTTGGTTcctcgtttcttttttatcagCATGTTGTGGATCTCCATCTTTTCTTACGTCATGGTCTGGATGATTACTATTATTGGTTAGTATTTCGCGACTGCCGGCTATCCTCCCCGTACTATCACTAGCAATAAGCAACGATTCACGGTGTTACCACCTACTGGGGACGGGTAGAAGCACTTTTCTCAAATGTTGTATACGAAAAGTCTTGAGACTTAAAGTTCTAAGAACATTAAAGGTAGACGTGGACGAACTGGTTCCTCTTCGTGATGTGGCCGTTGAGATCTAAGTTACGTTGGGCACGACCAACAAACTTCCTGGGTATTAACATTAACGAGGGAAAGAACTGTTTCTGCAAACAGTCCAACACAAAGAAGGCCAATTGTGATGTGATGTTCACAACGCCTTGTGCGTTGCCACGCAGCGTATACGACGTTGAATACGTAGGTATGGAGTAAGTCTGTCTGGAACGGAATTCACTTTCAAAGTGGGTTTCTTCATCACGATGGGATACATTGATACGAAAGTTCTTTTCggtgcacttttttttttatcatgaaaaaaataaaaaataaaaaaaaataaataaataaataaataaataaattttgtacGTACCTACACAGGTTTCACGATGGGAATTCCGGATACAGTGATGGGCTTGACATTCGTGGCCGCCGGTGTAAGTATTCCAGACATTTTGACCAGTTTGGCTGTGGCGAGGGAAGGTGAGTTATTGACCAAACTATAATAACTTTGAATACTGCAACAGTCTTTACAGTGTTAATTTTAACAAGGTTACGGTGACATGGCCACATCCAACGCCATTGGCAGCAACGTTTTTGACATTCTTATTTGTCTCGGGTTACCCTGGTTTCTTCAAACTGCCGTTGTTAGTCCAGGAAGTTTCGTGCGGGTCATAAGCAAAGGTTCTCGGATGGAAAGTGTACAATTTTCTGGTCTAATAAGTCAACAATTTCTATTGAAAACGCAGGCTTGACATACTCCACGCTTTCATTGCTGTCAACAATTGTTTTCCTGTTGGGCGCCACGCATCTCAATGGGTGGAAATTAGATCGCAAATACGGAGTGGCACTCTTAGGCTGGTATTTCTTCTTCATGATCATCGCTTCTAGTAAGTTGCATTGTTCAATCATGAGACACCTAAACATTATTAATCTGTTTCAAACTATTATTGTAGTGTACGAGATGAACATATTCGGCTACTTCAATCCACCAGAATGTGACAGTGATTTCTGAGAAATTAGGCGCTTTGTTCTAGACCACCGTCCCGGATTTGCactaacaaaaaaacaactacaaaaacaaaaacaaaaaacagccAGTTATCTATAGGAATCAAGTAGTGATAACCTGTATTTAGCAGGCGATGAAGCTGGTCACTGGTTTGCATGTGATGAACTTATACAGTGTTCCAAAGTTTCATCGGGCGCTACAGCTTTCGGCCACGCATCCGTAGTTGTCGGTGGAGCGCAAATTTTATATTCTTCTATTCCGTACGGATATAACGGCAACGAGGTTTTCTTTCACAATAACATACACTTGCGATTCATCTGTTGTGTAGCACAAGACCTAGTCTGATATGTTCACTAATTGTTTCTCGATATAGTCATCgttctcttgtttgtttacaTACGATAAGTATCTTTGGTGTTTCGACGTGTGCCAATGTATTGAtgttaaaaaattcaaattgctTTCAATTTTCCTCCACCCCccactccttttttttcttttgattattattatataaatCAATTATCCAGTATTATTACGTTTCCTAAGCATTCCACCTTGAAACCTTGTTAATCGTAATCAACATGTAAGGGGAAGTGTTCTGTGAACGATGAAGTTTAAAAATGTTCATTCCGACTTTATTCATCATAATTTAATATAGTGTTACACCAAGCAGTTGTGCATACATGAATTATGCATGGTTCTCATGGGAGAAACTATAGAACATTCTAAAATTCTAGCATACGTGTACTGTACTACTTCAGGTTAACAGCCTATTGCACCTTGAGCTAATAAAACAATCATTCGTCTAAAGTATAGCCAgttgttttgcttttcaaGAGAAATCCTTTTCTAAGTGAGAACATTTTTCAACGTCAATCAATTAAATCATTCATCAACGTAAATTCGCAGCCAAATTTTCTTGAAGTTATCGCGTTAAACCAAGTATCGTTCCCATTTCTAATACTATGATACATGGGAACAATGCTGAGACGAGAgcctaaaaaaatatacatacatCAATTTAAGTCAaagcttgttttctttcattgcCGCTTGACGCTACCATCTAACTCTTTGCTTCTTCGAGGTCTTACGGCAAAACAGAATCGAATTTCTCCTAAACTTGAAATGCAAACACCAATCGATTTCTGTAATTATCTAACGACAGCAttaaaaagataattttatttgtaacaCCTAATTTTCTAATAAATCTTATCGTTTTTGTTAAAAAACCCTTTCACGTTTCTTATTACTGAGCTGTGCGCCAGAGCGGTAAATATTTAAAACCAAATGCAACACAACAAGAGAGATATATAATTACATGTGTATTGCAATAGAGCGCTAAATTCCCTTTCGAGGATTTACGATTTCCTCCCGTTAAAATGGGTGTCTTTTGCGTTACGTTATTTATTAAAGACAAATATATACAGTAGGTGCATAAAATGTAGGAACATTGCGTCTAGTTTTAAGGCCTATTAAACACGGGTTCTTATGGCGGTAGGGTGTAGAATGGATTTTTAAATCTGTCTTATTTTTCCgtaggattttttttgttacttcGAAATGTTTtccttagaaaaaaaaaaaaaaaatgtctccCTCTTCCCGCTTTTTCCCATTGGGGCGGATAAGCGGGAAAAATCGGGAAAAATTTATCGGTCTTCGTAAAAATAATTCTTACAGAGAAACAGTTcggattttaaaaattttattctttcagTTTATACAGTTGATGATGCCCGCAATCTAACCTCAAGCATTATTTCCCTTCCTCTTATCTTTTAGCGCAGGACTACCGCTATAAAGATCCGCGTAAAACAGTTCTAAAGACTAGAcgtgttcttttattttcggCACCTactgtgtaaaaaaaaaaacctactAAACTAACAGTAAACCATCTGACCGGCGGCTTCAAAATATTACATGTAAAAGGATTTTGTGTGATAGAATAAGAAATTCAGTCGAAAATTATATTTCATTAGGAAAATTCAATTGCCATTAGTACCCCCCGTTGCAGCGAATGCTCCTTAGGTGTCGTTTTCCTTATTTCGAGTTGAAGGCtcaatacttttctttttattaaagCGAACGCAAAGagaattttgctttttttcgCTGAAGTTTTTAATGGCAATTATTCCTATTCACTTAATTTATGGTGCTAATGTGAAAGGTGATTCAGCActaatctttgctttctttagTTTAACTCCATTTTCAAATACCAGATGAGCTCACTTGTACAAATAACCAATGACAATACAGAGAAGTTTCCGAATGAATGGTTGATAATTTAAAAGATGTCAAGTATTTGTAATGAACACCATGGTCATGTCAGCtttcaatttatttatattcCGCTTGAGATGTGCCTTCATCTGACAAAGACATCGGTATTCCGAAAACTGGAATTGTCCCTGGAGATTAAGGGAGAAGAGGTAgagaggaaagaaagaaaaaagattatCAATCCTCATTTGAATGGCGAAACCACCATTCCGTACTTGAGAGAATCCGTATGGTTTTTGTATTCAAGTATGGTGTTAGGCGGAAGATTTAAGACACGGCGAAGAGTGTCTCGAATACGAGTGGTAGTGGCTTGATCACTCGCAATGCGATTCCACACAGAAATAATATCCTCCTAGAAgcgaaaaatacaaacaaaacgaaacaaaacaatcaccATATGAATTTGAGCACGTGACAAGTTTCAACTTACAGCAAATCGAATCGAGATGACGGCCCCACAAATTTCGTCGCCTACCATGAACTGTTCACCTAACATTGCTAATATTAAATTCTCCCAACAACGCGAAGCCAAACCTTTACGGAGACGCACAATCCATTTGCCACCACAGCGATTGGCATCATCCTGTGGAAAAACAATCAGAATATCAAAAGACATGATAATTTCTTAACACTGATATTACCTCCCACATTGGTTTAATTCCATCTTTGAACAAATGGAAATCACTATGACCAGACAATTCACAGGGCTTGATCAAATGGCAATAATAAGACCAGAACTGTTCAACAGAGGCAAATCGCCCAACCAGTCTTAGGTTTTGATCAAAACTTTGAGGTGCTGCATGTTTTCCTGGAGCTCGTCGACTAAACCACAAGCAATATGTATACCTGGATAGCAATGAGAACATTATAAGTATACataaaaatgttaataaaattGTATTCTGTACTGAAGTGGGTGTTCTTCTCTGGGAACCTGAATAGGTGGctgaaaaaacacaaacagaaAGTCAACATACATTGTGATATGACATTGCTGTGAAAGTCACACAAGTTTTTAGTAAATCCAATGCTATAAAAAGCACACATTATAAAAATAAGGTCCCTGTTAAAACTGCAGATCCAGCATTTTAATCTTAAGTTTTCCTTAAATGTCTCACCAAGGCtaaatcctttttctttctgtcttCCGCGAATGATGTTTCATCGTCATCACTATCCTCGCTGTTGTTCAGACtatgaaagaaaattttattataGCCAACATGAATTCGTTTAAAAATACGTGAATACTTACGCATcaaatttattgttatttagCGCCATTGGAAAACAGTTCGGTAATTTGGACTGTTACAATGATAGCAgtaatttctttcttttgtgttttcttttttcttttgacaacTGTACAGAGGATAAGGAAAGAAATGGCAATTTTCTTACGCAAATTTGATGGCTAAAATGTGTAGAACAATCGCCTACTAAACTAATGGCCGGTCATCTGGctgcaaatttttttggtAGGATCAGAGCATGGACTACTTTATATTAAGGACTGGACACTTCGATGATTCCTATGTCtcccatgtaattttttttacgtcgatataagacaaagaattaaaaaatgattgctGAGTTAATAAATGTTCCTATACCTAAATTGAATTGTTTAAAAGATATTTCCGTTTTACTTTCAAGAGAACGGGTAGAAAGTCGACTTGACTCATTCGCCATCTACCTGCCAAACGGCCTAAGCTCCTACAGGTACCTAATAGGTTACCTTTAAATAACCGTAGGTGTGTTTGGAATTACATACACAATTGCAGCACATAAAGAAACTTCCGTAATTCTTCAGCTTTCAGTTTCACGAATCGACACTTCTCGCAGCAAATGCCAATACACGTCCACCAACATTTATATATCAATACAATGATGACCAATGGAAacatataataaaaaaaaacacggaatTGCGAATGTCTAAGTcactttgtttacaatatttAACTTCACTTCCAGCCTTCAAACACACTCACAACACTAAGTAAAAACTTAGGCCGTTTGGCGGGTAGATGGCGTATGAGTCAAGTCGACTTTCTTCCCCTACTCCGATAAAATAAACGTTAAtatcttttttccccctaagTTTACATTAAAAATTACAATGTAGCTGAATTCGTCTTTAAAAACTCAATATaatggtattttttaattattttgctGTAAAAAAGCCTACCGGACAGGCATTAACACGGCGAGATTGGACTGAGTCCAGTCCTTAATATAAAGTAGTCCAtgatcagagtcatagaaccctggttggttcacgctgagaggaatccctataccgcgtttcgttggtctgtaTGTCAAAAATTTCGACggttttggggcggggcacagtggtggaaactagaatcagagtcatctatcgagagaaactgagttattcaacggccattgtcagtgtttccattcgagcttcaattttctggtatcgtctgttctgttcgtttcctttatcactgttgtgattggctgttaagttttcaaactgttttctgattggtgcacttatcacacacccgctggaggctctgactgctatttccgaaattagacacaacgacagacgattccCCCATGTCGTGagccaaccagggttctatgaggGTGCGTTCGTCAACCTGTAGTTGAGCTGCTCAACTTTTTGGTTGACCATAAAACGGTTTTTACGTTGGTTGAGTAGAACTTTTTGGTTGAACTACGCAGTTaaccataaaacgaaaattgatcTCAACATGTGGaaagctcctcctccttttccATCCCTTTCAGAAATGCTTAATTGTAAATttgatagaaataaaaaaatagttgTTTTAGGAAATAACGGTGTCTGTAAATTTTAGTTAGTTTTTAACGTAGTTTATTGAAATTGgctaaaatttttaaatatattgaTTAGTGTGGAGTAGCAGACGTAAAACGTCAACatgaaaaatttgtaaaaacaaaatgcagatcacacaatttcttcaatgtCAATTCAGTAGTTATTTACTTATCTCTACTCTCAAATTTCTGGAATGGTAATAAATGTTAATGTAGGAATTATTACAAAgtttaacatatttttattttatatttttatattttatatatttttattgttttatttaatattttacctCTTGGCCTTAAAACACCTTCACACCAGTGTtctgtatttgaaaaaaattgacgtatttttaaaataaaatacatttattttaaaatactggGGTTGGAAAATACAATTTCTcgggtttttcaaaaataccaaataaaataaaataaaataccaaataaaatacagtattttaatatttattttaaaagtaaaaaataccaaataaaataaaataaaatacaaatacttttcttttttacgatcttttttttgtttacttatagTCAAGCTGAAGCTAGTGAAGCTACGCATAATATCTGGTGAGTTTGTGAATAGTAATTTTttagaaaaggtaaaagacattttttattctttgttggCTGGTCCAGTTTTGTTTATTAACTGATCAATCATTAAAAATTGAGTTCAATTCAATGAGAAATGAGATTCAAGTCATTCAACAGGCCACAGGGTTATTGATCAACTTTGAATTATGTTTGAGAAAAAGTAACTTTTCAAACAAACCAGCTTTAGTTCGCATTCGCTTTGCCGTTAAAATATCACTGGCAGTACTGAAAACTCTTTCAATGCTGGCGGATGACGCCGGACAACCATAGATATCTCTAGCAACACATGACAAGTAAGGAAAACGATGAGCATTTTGACTCCAAAATTTAAGTGATCTTGTTGGTGTTACGACACCAGAATTATCCTCCTGTTCCATAGGGAGGGTTTTCTCGTTCAGATAGACTTCGAATTCTTCGAGAATTTGAGAACTGCCAGCTGAAGGGGGACGTTCTGTAGCATTGATAGTGCTGTACAAATTCCGTTTTTTCTTGCTGGGTGTTGGACCACTTTCTTTATTAGTCACTCCTTCGTCCTCATTTCCTTGATTGAGAGTGCGAGATGCATTTTCACCGTCCTTCAGGTTTGAATATCTTGACGTCAGTTCAAATCTGACGCTATCTAGGAGAGCGTACTCTGACATTGAAGTTGTAGAGATCCAGCATTTCTTGAACCGGGGATCTAGAATGGCACCTTTGGAAAAGTCAAATGTAATTAACATGGGAAATAGTTAAGTGTGAATAATTCGGTTTTTTACCTAGCACATAAAAAGTGTCTTGTAAGACAAATGACATTCTAGATTCAAGCGATTTTTTGAGAG
This genomic stretch from Daphnia magna isolate NIES linkage group LG10, ASM2063170v1.1, whole genome shotgun sequence harbors:
- the LOC123477051 gene encoding zinc finger BED domain-containing protein 4-like isoform X2, giving the protein MLEIDPLIQTKLNATKDKSNRLTSRMIAILKELVLILEPFQEATDDLQADYETLGNFIPAYFDLLNKVSLTREEDDGTLINNPKSPLAGKINHCADLAEALKKSLESRMSFVLQDTFYVLDPRFKKCWISTTSMSEYALLDSVRFELTSRYSNLKDGENASRTLNQGNEDEGVTNKESGPTPSKKKRNLYSTINATERPPSAGSSQILEEFEVYLNEKTLPMEQEDNSGVVTPTRSLKFWSQNAHRFPYLSCVARDIYGCPASSASIERVFSTASDILTAKRMRTKAGLFEKLLFLKHNSKLINNPVAC
- the LOC116927608 gene encoding eukaryotic translation initiation factor 4E type 2 isoform X2 — translated: MALNNNKFDALNNSEDSDDDETSFAEDRKKKDLALPPIQVPREEHPLQYTYCLWFSRRAPGKHAAPQSFDQNLRLVGRFASVEQFWSYYCHLIKPCELSGHSDFHLFKDGIKPMWEDDANRCGGKWIVRLRKGLASRCWENLILAMLGEQFMVGDEICGAVISIRFAGQFQFSEYRCLCQMKAHLKRNINKLKADMTMVFITNT
- the LOC116927608 gene encoding eukaryotic translation initiation factor 4E type 2 isoform X1 yields the protein MALNNNKFDALNNSEDSDDDETSFAEDRKKKDLALPPIQVPREEHPLQYTYCLWFSRRAPGKHAAPQSFDQNLRLVGRFASVEQFWSYYCHLIKPCELSGHSDFHLFKDGIKPMWEDDANRCGGKWIVRLRKGLASRCWENLILAMLGEQFMVGDEICGAVISIRFAEDIISVWNRIASDQATTTRIRDTLRRVLNLPPNTILEYKNHTDSLKDNSSFRNTDVFVR
- the LOC123477049 gene encoding LOW QUALITY PROTEIN: probable sodium/potassium/calcium exchanger CG1090 (The sequence of the model RefSeq protein was modified relative to this genomic sequence to represent the inferred CDS: inserted 1 base in 1 codon) produces the protein MMDWVLFAASVNVNRRKCMWAYLIGLGVLAVILMTSHLPRSSLNPSTFVDNDDQLGSGMWRRHLLTNEDNEASSTTTTSTTATPSLNPFNGTNCTPPAIKEFPRPIIPQYVRAKGGLVVHLLISAYMFLGLSIVCDDYFVPALERMVESLHMSQDVAGATFMAAGSSAPELATAIIGVFIAKDDIGISGVIGSAVFNIMFVISVCALFSGGVIYLNWWPLVRDCIAYFVSIFALLFTIYNEVVTWYESTIFLLLYVAYCVMMYYNSELERWANTLPIPIPDYARRLPGGENASLMPYKNLDVEGGGPSGKLYTDEKSPDSAKSSIDGNAVGVDPTSLGKIKEEEAERFSPWDAPIAFCDRIVWAICLPLRAAAYYTMPNCRLEKWGSWFLVXFFISMLWISIFSYVMVWMITIIGFTMGIPDTVMGLTFVAAGVSIPDILTSLAVAREGYGDMATSNAIGSNVFDILICLGLPWFLQTAVVSPGSFVRVISKGLTYSTLSLLSTIVFLLGATHLNGWKLDRKYGVALLGWYFFFMIIASMYEMNIFGYFNPPECDSDF
- the LOC123477051 gene encoding zinc finger BED domain-containing protein 4-like isoform X1, producing the protein MLEIDPLIQTKLNATKDKSNRLTSRMIAILKELVLILEPFQEATDDLQADYETLGNFIPAYFDLLNKVSLTREEDDGTLINNPKSPLAGKINHCADLAEALKKSLESRMSFVLQDTFYVLGAILDPRFKKCWISTTSMSEYALLDSVRFELTSRYSNLKDGENASRTLNQGNEDEGVTNKESGPTPSKKKRNLYSTINATERPPSAGSSQILEEFEVYLNEKTLPMEQEDNSGVVTPTRSLKFWSQNAHRFPYLSCVARDIYGCPASSASIERVFSTASDILTAKRMRTKAGLFEKLLFLKHNSKLINNPVAC